The Primulina eburnea isolate SZY01 chromosome 6, ASM2296580v1, whole genome shotgun sequence genome contains a region encoding:
- the LOC140833914 gene encoding uncharacterized protein isoform X1 has product MSVGDSSPSSPPSEKSSLLDTSPFELKEESDFDLIVSSDGLVSICGFGSLLSERSARSTFPSLINFRMAKLSGFRRVFAHVAPIFFEHGIALSETKEISSLSVEPCEAETIVITIFEIQRTEVPSFMEREHEFRFLAVTPETFNGLFYTSPSVLCARYSNEEYFLKRCKGSEEIFYQRYGRYGIHKIWLDDILPCRVYLRHCMLAAMNLGDMAYDNFMDHTYLGDRKTTIREYLSATGAGIMEEEPPEQLKDRYDG; this is encoded by the exons ATGTCCGTCGGCGATTCTTCTCCGTCGTCTCCGCCGTCTGAGAAGTCGTCTCTGCTCGATACATCGCCTTTCGAGCTCAAGGAGGAGTCCGATTTCGATCTGATCGTGTCGTCCGATGGACTTGTTTCCATCTGTGGCTTCGGTTCTCTTCTGTCCG AGAGGAGTGCGAGGAGTACCTTTCCGAGTTTGATAAACTTTAGAATGGCTAAACTGAGTGGATTTAGGAGAGTGTTTGCCCATGTTGCTCCTATTTTCTTCGAGCACGGCATAGCTTTGTCTGAAACCAAG GAGATATCAAGCTTGAGCGTGGAGCCATGTGAAGCTGAAACTATTGTGATTACCATTTTTGAGATCCAGAGAACTGAG GTACCCTCTTTTATGGAGAGGGAGCATGAATTCCGCTTCTTAGCC GTGACACCAGAAACATTTAACGGGTTGTTCTACACAAGTCCGTCG GTGTTGTGTGCACGTTATAGTAATGAAGAATACTTCTTAAAGAGATGTAAAG GAAGTGAAGAGATCTTCTATCAACGGTATGGACGATATGGCATACACAAGATTTGGTTGGATGATATTCTACCCTGTCGTGTTTATCTCCGGCACTG TATGTTGGCAGCAATGAACCTTGGTGATATGGCTTATGATAACTTTATGGATCATACGTATCTCGGGGATCGTAAAACAACCATACGTGAGTACCTCTCAGCAACAGGTGCAGGCATAATGGAAGAGGAGCCTCCTGAACAGCTGAAAGACCGATACGACGGTTGA
- the LOC140833914 gene encoding uncharacterized protein isoform X2, protein MSVGDSSPSSPPSEKSSLLDTSPFELKEESDFDLIVSSDGLVSICGFGSLLSERSARSTFPSLINFRMAKLSGFRRVFAHVAPIFFEHGIALSETKEISSLSVEPCEAETIVITIFEIQRTEVPSFMEREHEFRFLAVTPETFNGLFYTSPSVLCARYSNEEYFLKRCKGSEEIFYQRYGRYGIHKIWLDDILPCRVYLRHCYHPCC, encoded by the exons ATGTCCGTCGGCGATTCTTCTCCGTCGTCTCCGCCGTCTGAGAAGTCGTCTCTGCTCGATACATCGCCTTTCGAGCTCAAGGAGGAGTCCGATTTCGATCTGATCGTGTCGTCCGATGGACTTGTTTCCATCTGTGGCTTCGGTTCTCTTCTGTCCG AGAGGAGTGCGAGGAGTACCTTTCCGAGTTTGATAAACTTTAGAATGGCTAAACTGAGTGGATTTAGGAGAGTGTTTGCCCATGTTGCTCCTATTTTCTTCGAGCACGGCATAGCTTTGTCTGAAACCAAG GAGATATCAAGCTTGAGCGTGGAGCCATGTGAAGCTGAAACTATTGTGATTACCATTTTTGAGATCCAGAGAACTGAG GTACCCTCTTTTATGGAGAGGGAGCATGAATTCCGCTTCTTAGCC GTGACACCAGAAACATTTAACGGGTTGTTCTACACAAGTCCGTCG GTGTTGTGTGCACGTTATAGTAATGAAGAATACTTCTTAAAGAGATGTAAAG GAAGTGAAGAGATCTTCTATCAACGGTATGGACGATATGGCATACACAAGATTTGGTTGGATGATATTCTACCCTGTCGTGTTTATCTCCGGCACTG TTATCACCCGTGCTGCTGA
- the LOC140833914 gene encoding uncharacterized protein isoform X3: MDLFPSVASVLFCPEISSLSVEPCEAETIVITIFEIQRTEVPSFMEREHEFRFLAVTPETFNGLFYTSPSVLCARYSNEEYFLKRCKGSEEIFYQRYGRYGIHKIWLDDILPCRVYLRHCMLAAMNLGDMAYDNFMDHTYLGDRKTTIREYLSATGAGIMEEEPPEQLKDRYDG; this comes from the exons ATGGACTTGTTTCCATCTGTGGCTTCGGTTCTCTTCTGTCCG GAGATATCAAGCTTGAGCGTGGAGCCATGTGAAGCTGAAACTATTGTGATTACCATTTTTGAGATCCAGAGAACTGAG GTACCCTCTTTTATGGAGAGGGAGCATGAATTCCGCTTCTTAGCC GTGACACCAGAAACATTTAACGGGTTGTTCTACACAAGTCCGTCG GTGTTGTGTGCACGTTATAGTAATGAAGAATACTTCTTAAAGAGATGTAAAG GAAGTGAAGAGATCTTCTATCAACGGTATGGACGATATGGCATACACAAGATTTGGTTGGATGATATTCTACCCTGTCGTGTTTATCTCCGGCACTG TATGTTGGCAGCAATGAACCTTGGTGATATGGCTTATGATAACTTTATGGATCATACGTATCTCGGGGATCGTAAAACAACCATACGTGAGTACCTCTCAGCAACAGGTGCAGGCATAATGGAAGAGGAGCCTCCTGAACAGCTGAAAGACCGATACGACGGTTGA